Proteins encoded in a region of the Halosimplex halophilum genome:
- a CDS encoding phosphoglycerate kinase, which yields MASFKTLDDLGDGQRVLVRLDLNSPVEDGEVQDNRRFSRHAETVRELAERDCAVVCMAHQGRPGRDTFVSLEQHADILGRHVGKPVEFVPDTFGDRAISAINDLEGGEILLLENTRMCDEELPEESPTEKAETEFVRALAPEFDAYVNDAYSAAHRSHASLVGFPLALPAYAGRVMEAEYEANTAIAEREFEGNVTMVVGGTKASDVIDVMTALEDKVDTFLLGGIAGELFLRATDVPVGRDIEGMDLFDDQWAENETTIRSLLDDYGDQIRLALDLAFEDEDGERSEIEVLDIEEKDRAFLDVGSNTVSEYAAVIESSEAVFVKGALGLFEDERFADGTVGVLEAIAETDCFSVVGGGDTSRAIEMYGMSEDDFGHVSIAGGAYIRALTGERLVGVEVLREGE from the coding sequence ATGGCCTCGTTCAAGACGCTCGACGACCTCGGAGACGGACAGCGCGTGCTCGTGCGGCTCGACCTGAACTCCCCCGTGGAGGACGGCGAGGTGCAGGACAACCGCCGGTTCTCCCGCCACGCCGAGACCGTGCGCGAACTCGCGGAGCGCGACTGCGCGGTCGTCTGCATGGCCCACCAGGGCCGCCCCGGCCGGGACACGTTCGTCTCGCTCGAACAGCACGCCGACATCCTGGGACGGCACGTCGGGAAACCGGTCGAGTTCGTCCCCGACACCTTCGGTGACCGGGCGATCTCGGCGATCAACGACCTCGAAGGCGGGGAGATCCTCCTGCTGGAGAACACGCGGATGTGCGACGAGGAACTGCCCGAGGAGTCCCCCACGGAGAAGGCCGAGACGGAGTTCGTGCGCGCGCTGGCGCCGGAGTTCGACGCCTACGTCAACGACGCCTACTCGGCGGCCCACCGCAGCCACGCCTCGCTCGTGGGGTTCCCGCTGGCGCTGCCCGCGTACGCGGGTCGGGTCATGGAGGCCGAGTACGAGGCCAACACGGCCATCGCCGAGCGGGAGTTCGAGGGGAACGTGACGATGGTCGTCGGGGGGACGAAAGCCTCCGACGTGATCGACGTGATGACCGCCCTGGAGGACAAGGTCGACACGTTCCTGCTCGGCGGCATCGCGGGCGAACTGTTCCTCCGGGCGACGGACGTGCCCGTCGGGCGCGACATCGAGGGGATGGATCTCTTCGACGACCAGTGGGCGGAAAACGAGACGACGATCCGGAGTCTCCTCGACGACTACGGCGACCAGATCCGGCTGGCGCTCGACCTGGCCTTCGAGGACGAGGACGGCGAGCGGTCGGAGATCGAGGTGCTCGACATCGAGGAGAAAGACCGGGCGTTCCTCGACGTGGGGTCGAACACCGTCTCGGAGTACGCCGCCGTGATCGAGAGTTCGGAGGCCGTCTTCGTCAAGGGGGCGCTCGGGCTGTTCGAGGACGAGCGGTTCGCCGACGGGACCGTCGGCGTCCTCGAAGCCATCGCCGAGACGGACTGTTTCTCGGTCGTCGGCGGCGGCGACACCTCGCGGGCCATCGAGATGTACGGGATGAGCGAGGACGACTTCGGGCACGTCTCGATCGCCGGCGGCGCGTACATCCGCGCGCTGACGGGCGAGCGGCTGGTCGGCGTCGAGGTCCTGCGCGAAGGGGAGTGA
- a CDS encoding M48 family metallopeptidase, giving the protein MRWVLRGLMVVVGVLTLAVYLAGAYLVYELARAVWAVRPPLSTLALYLAVLTVVFAFVSYRVGTAQILRSLRVWELPEGRAPTLYRRLAGFSDEMGIERPDVLVAEMGKPNALALGGGFGPGHVVVDRRLFSLLTFDELSAILAHELAHIERKDSLVQTFGYSVLQTLSGVAVLALAPVLLVVAGLGRGVAWIRGRPEAWTRTVPGKLQRAVVGAVSLVFFALTLALLAHSRRREFAADDRAAEVTGDPLALARALRKIERASEGPWSLLSPLYVNGEEEGPLTRMLSTHPATDERVERLRERAERDRRIRVERGRP; this is encoded by the coding sequence ATGCGCTGGGTGCTCCGCGGGCTGATGGTCGTCGTCGGCGTGCTGACGCTGGCGGTGTACCTGGCCGGGGCCTACCTCGTCTACGAGCTGGCGCGGGCCGTCTGGGCGGTCAGGCCGCCGCTGTCGACGCTGGCGCTGTACCTGGCGGTCCTGACGGTCGTGTTCGCCTTCGTCAGCTACCGGGTCGGCACCGCCCAGATCCTCCGGAGCCTGCGGGTGTGGGAACTGCCGGAGGGGCGGGCGCCGACCCTCTACCGGCGGCTGGCCGGGTTCAGCGACGAGATGGGCATCGAGCGACCGGACGTGCTGGTCGCGGAGATGGGCAAGCCCAACGCGCTGGCGCTGGGCGGGGGGTTCGGCCCCGGCCACGTCGTCGTCGACCGGCGGCTGTTCTCGCTGCTGACCTTCGACGAGCTGTCGGCGATCCTCGCCCACGAACTGGCCCACATCGAGCGCAAGGACAGCCTGGTCCAGACGTTCGGCTACAGCGTGTTGCAGACGCTGTCGGGGGTGGCGGTCCTGGCCCTCGCGCCGGTGTTGCTCGTCGTCGCGGGGCTCGGCCGCGGCGTGGCGTGGATCCGCGGGCGGCCGGAGGCGTGGACGCGGACGGTCCCCGGCAAACTCCAGCGGGCGGTCGTCGGGGCGGTGTCGCTGGTCTTCTTCGCGCTGACGCTGGCGCTGCTGGCCCACTCCCGACGGCGGGAGTTCGCGGCGGACGACCGCGCGGCCGAAGTGACGGGCGACCCGCTGGCGCTGGCGCGGGCGCTCCGGAAGATCGAACGCGCGAGCGAGGGGCCGTGGTCGCTGCTCTCCCCGCTGTACGTCAACGGCGAGGAGGAGGGGCCGCTGACGCGGATGCTGTCGACCCACCCGGCGACCGACGAGCGGGTCGAACGCCTCCGCGAGCGGGCCGAACGCGACCGGCGGATCCGGGTCGAACGCGGCCGGCCCTGA
- a CDS encoding CRTAC1 family protein, with product MTGNSLRRALLTVAVAAALVVSGCSAAPGFFDGGDDETASAEIGFVDATDEAGLAYNGTGTGAAGNGNNGVFVADIDNDGWQDLLAVGGERPALFRNTGGAFERTGELSGLDREFKSAAFVDYDGDGWRDLILLAKDGPAVAFHNDGGSFERTDIGLGNFTHPLGAAAADYDGDGDRDLFVYQSGDWADDRPAGYFSTNKSVEDDNGNPNVLFENTGESGADRFERVDGTGITGDRWSLAASFVDLTGDGRPDIHVANDYNNDTVYLNQGDGTFRQIQLGGATARNGMASEITDVNGDGRPDVFVTNIDIPASRETLSPDRYERLERFLQYVIHSGRTKGNTMLVNQGNGEFVDRADAYGVREGGWGWAASVTDLDNDGDRDLFHTTQTVVALNQSDPVFTLPMVWERGGDNFTRLDASERGLREQDGRGMVTVDYDRDGDRDVIIADYHGPYAVYENTVRSPDTDRGTNASAPAGAVQFEIVDGEGAVAIGANATVTVDGRETAVWQNSRSDFISQGSPVTHVGLGDAEGATVDVTWPDGTERTVELDADRRYRVGPDSIEVVANFTSADPG from the coding sequence ATGACAGGGAACTCGCTCCGGCGGGCCCTCCTCACCGTCGCCGTCGCGGCGGCGCTCGTCGTCTCCGGCTGCTCGGCCGCCCCCGGTTTCTTCGACGGCGGGGACGACGAGACGGCGAGCGCCGAGATCGGGTTCGTCGACGCCACCGACGAGGCCGGCCTCGCGTACAACGGGACCGGCACCGGCGCCGCGGGCAACGGCAACAACGGCGTCTTCGTCGCCGACATCGACAACGACGGCTGGCAGGACCTGCTCGCCGTCGGCGGCGAGCGCCCCGCCCTCTTCCGCAACACCGGTGGCGCCTTCGAACGCACGGGCGAACTCTCGGGGCTCGACCGCGAGTTCAAGAGCGCCGCGTTCGTCGACTACGACGGCGACGGCTGGCGCGACCTGATCCTGCTCGCCAAGGACGGCCCCGCGGTCGCCTTCCACAACGACGGGGGAAGCTTCGAGCGGACCGACATCGGCCTCGGCAACTTCACGCACCCGCTCGGGGCGGCCGCCGCCGACTACGACGGCGACGGCGACCGCGACCTGTTCGTCTACCAGTCGGGCGACTGGGCCGACGACCGCCCGGCCGGGTACTTCTCGACCAACAAGTCCGTCGAAGACGACAACGGCAACCCCAACGTCCTCTTCGAGAACACCGGCGAGTCGGGCGCCGACCGCTTCGAGCGGGTCGACGGGACGGGCATCACCGGTGACCGCTGGAGCCTCGCCGCCAGTTTCGTCGACCTGACCGGCGACGGTCGCCCCGACATCCACGTCGCCAACGACTACAACAACGACACCGTCTACCTCAACCAGGGGGACGGCACCTTCCGGCAGATCCAGCTCGGCGGCGCCACCGCCCGCAACGGCATGGCCTCGGAGATAACGGACGTGAACGGCGACGGCCGCCCGGACGTGTTCGTCACCAACATCGACATCCCGGCCTCCCGGGAGACGCTCTCGCCCGACCGCTACGAGCGGCTCGAGCGGTTCCTCCAGTACGTCATCCACTCCGGCCGGACGAAGGGCAACACCATGCTCGTCAACCAGGGGAACGGCGAGTTCGTCGACCGCGCCGACGCCTACGGCGTCCGCGAGGGCGGCTGGGGGTGGGCCGCCAGTGTGACCGACCTCGACAACGACGGGGATCGGGACCTGTTCCACACCACCCAGACGGTCGTCGCGCTCAACCAGTCCGACCCGGTCTTCACGCTCCCGATGGTCTGGGAGCGCGGCGGCGACAACTTCACCCGCCTCGACGCCTCCGAGCGAGGCCTCCGCGAGCAGGACGGCCGCGGGATGGTCACCGTCGACTACGACCGCGACGGCGACCGGGACGTGATCATCGCCGACTACCACGGCCCCTACGCCGTCTACGAGAACACCGTCCGGTCGCCCGACACTGACAGGGGAACCAACGCGTCGGCGCCCGCCGGCGCCGTCCAGTTCGAGATCGTCGACGGCGAGGGCGCGGTCGCCATCGGCGCCAACGCGACCGTCACCGTCGACGGCCGGGAGACGGCCGTCTGGCAGAACTCCCGGAGCGACTTCATCTCGCAGGGCTCGCCGGTCACCCACGTCGGGCTCGGCGACGCCGAGGGGGCGACCGTCGACGTGACCTGGCCCGACGGGACCGAGCGGACGGTCGAACTCGACGCCGACCGCCGCTACCGGGTCGGTCCCGACAGTATCGAGGTCGTCGCCAACTTCACCAGCGCGGACCCGGGCTGA
- the gap gene encoding type I glyceraldehyde-3-phosphate dehydrogenase: protein MSESDEGTVRIGLNGFGRIGRNVFRASLGDPRVEVVGINDVMDDDDMEYLAKYDTVMGTLDGVTLDEGVMTVDGTDFGASVHGETDPAELPWDELDVDVAFEATGIFRNYDDASKHLDAGADKVVISAPPKGEKPVKQIVYGVNHDEYDGEDVVSNASCTTNSITPVAKVLHERFGIEAGQLTTVHAYTGSQNLVDGPKSKTRRGRAAAENIVPTSTGAAQAATEVLPELEGRLDGMAIRVPVPNGSITEFVVDLNEEVTETDVNDAFREAAAGELAGVLGVTDDEVVSTDIQGTPYSSQVDLQSTNVVNGMTKVLTWYDNEFGFSNRMLDVAEFVTDY, encoded by the coding sequence ATGAGTGAATCCGACGAGGGGACCGTGCGTATCGGTCTGAACGGCTTCGGCCGCATCGGACGCAACGTCTTCCGCGCGTCGCTCGGGGACCCGCGCGTGGAGGTCGTCGGCATCAACGACGTGATGGACGACGACGACATGGAGTACCTCGCGAAGTACGACACGGTGATGGGGACGCTCGACGGCGTGACCCTCGACGAGGGCGTCATGACCGTCGACGGCACGGACTTCGGCGCCTCGGTCCACGGGGAGACCGACCCCGCCGAGCTCCCGTGGGACGAGCTGGACGTGGACGTGGCCTTCGAGGCGACCGGCATCTTCCGCAACTACGACGACGCGAGCAAGCACCTCGACGCCGGGGCGGACAAGGTCGTCATCTCCGCGCCGCCGAAGGGCGAGAAGCCGGTCAAGCAGATCGTCTACGGCGTCAACCACGACGAGTACGACGGCGAGGACGTGGTCTCGAACGCTTCCTGCACCACGAACTCCATCACCCCCGTCGCGAAGGTGCTCCACGAGCGGTTCGGCATCGAGGCCGGCCAGCTGACGACCGTTCACGCCTACACCGGCTCGCAGAACCTCGTCGACGGCCCCAAGTCGAAGACCCGCCGGGGCCGCGCGGCCGCCGAGAACATCGTCCCGACCTCGACCGGCGCCGCCCAGGCCGCCACCGAGGTCCTGCCGGAGCTGGAGGGGCGACTCGACGGCATGGCCATCCGCGTCCCGGTCCCCAACGGCTCGATCACCGAGTTCGTCGTCGACCTGAACGAGGAGGTCACGGAGACCGACGTGAACGACGCCTTCCGCGAGGCCGCCGCGGGCGAGCTGGCGGGCGTGCTCGGGGTCACCGACGACGAGGTCGTCTCGACGGACATCCAGGGGACGCCCTACTCCTCGCAGGTCGACCTCCAGTCGACCAACGTCGTCAACGGCATGACGAAGGTCCTCACCTGGTACGACAACGAGTTCGGCTTCTCCAACCGGATGCTCGACGTGGCCGAGTTCGTCACCGACTACTGA
- a CDS encoding metallophosphoesterase, with the protein MRLGIVSDTHDDLDAVEAAVETFEREDCDAVVHCGDIVAPFSATPFAAGFEFHAVRGNNDGEWALADTVDDFGTYHGETAELTFDGREIVVYHGTSGAVVDALVECGRYDYVLHGHTHEFVHETYEDTVRINPGGVPFEGAPGPHYAVVLDTGSDRVVDAGSDDLERFTLSDGVE; encoded by the coding sequence ATGCGACTCGGCATCGTCTCAGACACGCACGACGACCTCGACGCCGTCGAGGCGGCCGTCGAGACCTTCGAGCGCGAGGACTGCGACGCCGTCGTCCACTGCGGCGACATCGTGGCACCGTTCTCGGCGACGCCGTTCGCCGCCGGCTTCGAGTTCCACGCGGTCCGGGGCAACAACGACGGCGAGTGGGCGCTGGCCGACACCGTCGACGACTTCGGCACCTACCACGGCGAGACGGCCGAGCTGACGTTCGACGGACGGGAGATCGTCGTCTACCACGGGACCAGCGGCGCGGTCGTCGACGCCCTGGTCGAGTGCGGCCGCTACGACTACGTGCTGCACGGCCACACCCACGAGTTCGTCCACGAGACCTACGAGGACACGGTCCGGATCAACCCCGGCGGCGTCCCCTTCGAGGGCGCGCCCGGCCCCCACTACGCCGTCGTCCTCGACACGGGGTCCGATCGGGTCGTCGACGCCGGGTCCGACGACCTCGAACGGTTCACGCTGTCGGACGGGGTCGAATAG
- a CDS encoding DUF7537 family lipoprotein, with protein sequence MSPLAGADRDGVRGSALLVATTLLVVLAGCSALAGGGEPTPADTVTPAPVPDPGPTDTPAPSTPGERLGAFPAVSAGGTVNATGLYAAHVDYLSSHSYTLSWERRTAGGDGAITREYDRRIAVGPDGSFLVRNEDGGTNLTLTYGDRDGAYRRVVAPDGTAVSPATVRSTGPAGERYAEAVSFEVLAFVETGYDSVDAVTRDGRTYARIVSDHVPPEIPETYSAYAVHDFRATLWVAPEGYVRAVHYEFVLRNVDERIAVEWRYTYDRVGETTVDRPGWVPDAATDRSATAAPSSTVTPSGTAGPPPTASPSPTPTADPARVPPETAANVSAGG encoded by the coding sequence GGTCGCCACGACTCTCCTCGTGGTCCTCGCGGGCTGTAGCGCGCTCGCGGGCGGCGGCGAGCCCACGCCCGCGGACACAGTCACGCCCGCGCCCGTGCCGGACCCGGGACCGACCGACACGCCCGCGCCGTCGACGCCCGGGGAGCGGCTGGGGGCGTTCCCGGCCGTCTCGGCCGGCGGGACGGTCAACGCCACCGGGCTGTACGCCGCGCACGTCGACTACCTGTCGTCGCACTCCTACACCCTGTCGTGGGAGCGTCGCACCGCGGGCGGGGACGGGGCGATCACCCGGGAGTACGACCGGCGGATCGCCGTCGGACCCGACGGGAGCTTCCTGGTCCGCAACGAGGACGGCGGCACGAACCTGACGCTCACCTACGGCGACCGCGACGGCGCCTACCGCCGCGTCGTCGCCCCGGACGGGACCGCGGTGTCGCCCGCGACGGTGCGGTCGACCGGCCCGGCGGGCGAGCGGTACGCCGAGGCCGTCTCCTTCGAGGTGCTCGCCTTCGTCGAGACGGGGTACGACTCGGTCGACGCGGTGACCAGGGACGGCCGCACGTACGCGCGGATCGTCTCCGACCACGTCCCGCCGGAGATCCCCGAGACCTACAGCGCCTACGCGGTCCACGACTTCCGGGCGACGCTGTGGGTCGCCCCCGAGGGGTACGTCCGCGCGGTCCACTACGAGTTCGTCCTCCGCAACGTCGACGAGCGGATCGCCGTCGAGTGGCGCTACACCTACGACCGCGTCGGCGAGACGACGGTCGACCGCCCCGGGTGGGTCCCCGACGCCGCGACCGACCGGTCGGCGACGGCCGCCCCCTCGTCGACCGTCACCCCCTCGGGGACCGCCGGACCGCCGCCGACAGCCAGCCCCTCGCCGACGCCCACCGCAGACCCCGCTCGCGTCCCGCCCGAGACGGCCGCCAACGTCTCCGCCGGCGGCTGA
- a CDS encoding ribbon-helix-helix domain-containing protein, giving the protein MAEAESSPEKKTVNIRMTETFLEDVDATWEEHGFNSRSEFVRSVLRDALKHPEFNRADLKAMLTSEAEIREGRTHSSDEVKAEYGLDGTTRDSDE; this is encoded by the coding sequence ATGGCAGAAGCGGAATCCTCGCCCGAGAAGAAGACCGTGAACATCCGGATGACGGAGACGTTTCTGGAGGACGTCGACGCGACGTGGGAGGAACACGGCTTCAACAGCCGGAGCGAGTTCGTCCGGTCCGTGCTCCGCGACGCGCTCAAACATCCCGAGTTCAACCGCGCCGACCTGAAAGCGATGCTCACCAGCGAAGCGGAGATCCGTGAGGGGCGAACGCACAGCAGCGACGAGGTGAAGGCCGAGTACGGTCTCGACGGGACGACGCGCGACAGCGATGAGTGA
- a CDS encoding NAD-dependent epimerase/dehydratase family protein → MDVLITGGAGTIGTAITDHLGDGEHSFTSLDVEEHPDDDVESVVADATDAAVVREHVADADAVVHLARVPMEVGGTSDQTVVWSDEHLENLRLHASVYEAAIETGLDTLVYASSNHAVGMYEIENAPDIYYGSEFEVDHAVQPRPDSMYGVEKVYGEGLGRLAAEASDLAVYALRICAVRDPEYDHPYGDAQRGVDQGRFEPDSAAYDEQVARMRCMWQSRRDIAHMVERCLADGSVEFDVFYGVSDNENRWFDIDHARDVLGYDPRDSADEWDAPPS, encoded by the coding sequence ATGGACGTACTCATCACGGGCGGCGCGGGCACCATCGGCACGGCGATCACCGACCACCTCGGCGACGGCGAGCACTCGTTCACCAGCCTCGACGTGGAAGAACACCCCGACGACGACGTGGAATCTGTCGTCGCGGACGCGACCGACGCGGCCGTCGTCCGCGAGCACGTGGCCGACGCCGACGCCGTCGTCCACCTCGCGCGGGTCCCCATGGAGGTCGGCGGCACCTCCGACCAGACCGTCGTCTGGAGCGACGAACACCTCGAAAATCTGCGCCTGCACGCCAGCGTCTACGAGGCGGCCATCGAGACGGGGCTGGACACCCTCGTCTACGCCTCCTCGAACCACGCCGTCGGGATGTACGAGATCGAGAACGCGCCGGACATCTACTACGGGTCGGAGTTCGAGGTCGACCACGCCGTCCAGCCGCGGCCGGACTCGATGTACGGCGTCGAGAAGGTCTACGGCGAGGGGCTGGGCCGGCTCGCCGCGGAGGCGAGCGACCTGGCGGTGTACGCCCTCCGGATCTGCGCGGTCCGCGACCCCGAGTACGACCACCCCTACGGCGACGCCCAGCGCGGGGTCGACCAGGGGCGCTTCGAACCCGACTCGGCGGCCTACGACGAGCAGGTCGCCCGGATGCGCTGCATGTGGCAGTCCCGCCGGGACATCGCCCACATGGTCGAGCGGTGTCTCGCGGACGGCTCCGTCGAGTTCGACGTGTTCTACGGCGTCAGCGACAACGAGAACCGATGGTTCGACATCGACCACGCCCGCGACGTGCTCGGCTACGACCCCCGCGACTCCGCCGACGAGTGGGACGCCCCGCCCTCCTGA
- a CDS encoding type II toxin-antitoxin system RelE family toxin, whose amino-acid sequence MSEWDWELTDTARRDFDALDRVASKLDEIVTDQWREPPEHLEPLQGAPHQKLRVGPFRLGCRADRTEDILYVLRIRKRGDDAYRGDDD is encoded by the coding sequence ATGAGTGAGTGGGACTGGGAACTCACCGACACGGCACGGCGGGACTTCGACGCGCTCGACCGGGTCGCCAGCAAACTCGACGAGATCGTGACGGATCAGTGGCGAGAACCGCCCGAACATCTCGAACCGCTACAGGGCGCCCCCCACCAGAAGCTCCGCGTCGGCCCGTTTCGGCTCGGATGTCGGGCTGACCGCACCGAAGATATCCTCTACGTCCTGCGGATCCGGAAACGCGGTGACGACGCGTATCGCGGTGACGACGATTGA
- a CDS encoding type II glyceraldehyde-3-phosphate dehydrogenase has product MIQVGVNGYGTIGKRVADAIRAQPDMAVAGVAKTSPNFEAKVALERGYPLYAVDGDRTDAFAAAGFDTVGTVDELVAESDVVVDATPAGIGAENAELYREHDTPAVFQGGEDADVAEVSFNARASYEAARGADYVRVVSCNTTGLSRLFAPIAEEYGIEKARVTLVRRGGDPGQTDRGPINDTLPDPVEIPSHHGPDLNTVFPDLDVDTMGMKVPATLMHTHSVNVTLESEADAESVRELLGAESRLAVLPPELDIDGAGKLKEFARDAGRPRGDCWENCIWGESVTVEGRDLYLFQAIHQEADVVPENVDAVRAVADTADREESTTLTEDALGLDGGIGGSLRDPARSPAVADGALDDD; this is encoded by the coding sequence ATGATACAGGTCGGCGTCAACGGGTACGGCACAATCGGCAAGCGTGTCGCGGACGCGATACGGGCCCAGCCGGACATGGCGGTCGCCGGCGTCGCCAAGACCAGCCCGAACTTCGAGGCGAAGGTCGCGCTCGAACGGGGGTATCCCCTCTACGCGGTCGACGGCGACCGCACGGACGCCTTCGCCGCGGCCGGCTTCGACACGGTGGGCACCGTCGACGAGCTCGTCGCCGAGAGCGACGTGGTGGTCGACGCCACGCCGGCCGGGATCGGCGCCGAGAACGCCGAGCTCTACCGCGAGCACGACACGCCCGCCGTCTTCCAGGGCGGCGAGGACGCCGACGTGGCCGAGGTGAGCTTCAACGCCCGCGCCAGCTACGAGGCCGCCCGGGGCGCCGACTACGTCCGTGTCGTCTCCTGCAACACGACCGGGCTCTCGCGGCTGTTCGCGCCCATCGCGGAGGAGTACGGGATCGAGAAGGCCCGCGTCACGCTCGTCCGCCGCGGCGGCGACCCCGGCCAGACCGACCGCGGCCCGATCAACGACACGCTGCCCGACCCCGTCGAGATCCCCTCCCACCACGGCCCCGACCTGAACACGGTCTTCCCGGACCTGGACGTGGACACGATGGGCATGAAGGTGCCCGCGACGCTGATGCACACCCACTCGGTCAACGTGACGCTGGAGAGCGAGGCCGACGCCGAGTCGGTCCGCGAGCTGCTCGGCGCGGAGTCGCGGCTCGCCGTCCTCCCGCCGGAACTGGACATCGACGGCGCCGGCAAGCTCAAGGAGTTCGCCCGGGACGCCGGCCGCCCCCGCGGGGACTGCTGGGAGAACTGCATCTGGGGCGAGTCGGTGACCGTCGAGGGCCGCGACCTCTACCTCTTCCAGGCCATCCACCAGGAGGCCGACGTGGTGCCGGAGAACGTCGACGCCGTCCGCGCCGTCGCCGACACCGCCGACCGCGAGGAGAGCACGACACTCACCGAGGACGCGCTCGGTCTCGACGGGGGGATCGGCGGGTCGCTCCGCGACCCCGCCCGCTCGCCCGCCGTCGCCGACGGCGCGCTCGACGACGATTGA
- a CDS encoding DUF7405 family protein, protein MSPDSERGIGRREFVAAAVAIGGASALSACQERERELVGTASDTAGGGGGADGTPTGTDTAFDLSVPSGNPDALSERQHAWNYAVVHDAHGNTVIPQQQLILGLSYEGSTPPTEAERERVEGALRTLEEAFQWGTGGNPSASFTQGLLFMIGYSASYFERTGDVPKQLVPAEDVLREVGEDPAKADDFDAVLLMNSDIGSVVMAAEAALFGEIETVNGVEVTDTLEGVFSKTARRTGMVGKGIPADVLDNEEIPESAPLSMGFKSGYRDSQPSEDRITIREGPFAGGTTMAVSRLGIDLDRWYDQPHEERAAEMFCPAHDTDEIGEIGEKLGAESGITEENAHSVEEFAEEYGRVGHTQKVARARDDEFVPTILRRSEGVATDTDRTEFNFTGLQRHVEDFVETRKAMNPDQYDDDLPADDHGIIDYLETLNRATLLVPPRPQRALPTGTDT, encoded by the coding sequence ATGTCACCGGACAGCGAGCGCGGTATCGGCCGCCGCGAGTTCGTCGCGGCCGCCGTCGCCATCGGTGGGGCGAGCGCGCTCTCGGCGTGTCAGGAACGGGAACGGGAGCTGGTGGGGACCGCCTCCGACACCGCCGGGGGCGGCGGGGGTGCCGACGGGACCCCGACCGGGACGGACACGGCGTTCGACCTGTCGGTCCCGTCGGGGAACCCCGACGCCCTCTCGGAGCGCCAGCACGCCTGGAACTACGCGGTCGTCCACGACGCCCACGGCAACACCGTCATCCCGCAACAACAGCTGATCCTCGGGCTCTCCTACGAGGGGTCGACGCCGCCGACCGAGGCCGAGCGCGAGCGGGTCGAGGGCGCCCTGCGGACGCTCGAAGAAGCCTTCCAGTGGGGCACCGGCGGGAACCCATCGGCGTCGTTCACCCAGGGACTGCTCTTCATGATCGGCTACTCCGCCAGCTACTTCGAGCGGACCGGCGACGTTCCGAAGCAACTGGTCCCGGCCGAGGACGTGCTCCGCGAGGTCGGCGAGGACCCCGCGAAGGCCGACGACTTCGACGCCGTCCTGCTCATGAACAGCGACATCGGTTCGGTCGTCATGGCCGCCGAGGCGGCGCTGTTCGGCGAGATCGAGACGGTCAACGGCGTCGAGGTGACCGACACCCTCGAAGGGGTGTTCTCCAAGACGGCCCGCCGAACGGGGATGGTCGGCAAGGGCATCCCCGCGGACGTGCTGGACAACGAGGAGATTCCGGAGTCGGCCCCGCTGTCGATGGGGTTCAAGTCCGGCTACCGCGACAGCCAGCCCTCCGAGGACCGGATCACCATCCGCGAGGGGCCCTTCGCCGGCGGGACGACGATGGCCGTCTCCCGGCTGGGCATCGACCTCGACCGCTGGTACGACCAGCCCCACGAGGAGCGGGCCGCCGAGATGTTCTGTCCCGCCCACGACACCGACGAGATCGGCGAGATCGGCGAGAAGCTCGGCGCCGAGAGCGGGATCACCGAGGAAAACGCCCACAGCGTCGAGGAGTTCGCCGAGGAGTACGGCCGCGTCGGCCACACGCAGAAGGTCGCCCGCGCGCGCGACGACGAGTTCGTGCCGACGATCCTCCGGCGCTCGGAGGGGGTCGCCACCGACACGGACCGGACGGAGTTCAACTTCACCGGCCTCCAGCGCCACGTCGAGGACTTCGTCGAGACCCGCAAGGCGATGAACCCCGACCAGTACGACGACGACTTGCCGGCCGACGACCACGGCATCATCGACTACCTGGAGACGCTCAACCGCGCGACGCTGCTCGTGCCGCCGCGTCCCCAGCGCGCGCTCCCGACGGGGACCGACACATGA